From one Brachypodium distachyon strain Bd21 chromosome 4, Brachypodium_distachyon_v3.0, whole genome shotgun sequence genomic stretch:
- the LOC100822487 gene encoding ADP-ribosylation factor GTPase-activating protein AGD3: MYFSRLDDSPMFRKQMQSLEEGAELLRERCLKYHKGCRKYTEGLGEAYDGDIAFASSLEAFGGGHNDPISVAFGGPVMTKFTIALREIGTYKEVLRSQVEHMLNDKLLQFVDMDLHDVKDARKRFDKASLLYDQARERYLSLKKGTRSDIATAVEDELHSARSSFEQARFNLVTALSNIEAKKRFEFLEAVSGTMDAHLRYFKQGYELLHQMEPYINQVLAYAQQSRERSNYEQAALVERMQEFKRQIDRESRWSPTGMTDSPNGDGIQAIGRSSHKMIEAVMQSASKGKVQTIRQGYLSKRSSNLRGDWKRRFFVLDNRGMLYYYRKQNSRPSSGYPNQRSSTPSEHGSGLLSRWFSSHYHGGVHDEKSVARHTVNLLTSTIKVDADQSDLRFCFRIISPTKNYTLQAESAMDQMDWIEKITGVIANLLSSQSPERRLLLSPKGSGHHRTTSESSSFSSSTELDHSISEDCMMEKNPGSGYFEHSSRVTQHHRTSMKPDRPIELLRKVVGNDICADCGAAEPDWASLNLGVLLCIECSGVHRNLGVHISKVRSLTLDVRVWEPSVINLFQSLGNTFANTIWEEMLPLSSSVDHGDTPRADGIENTSPNLAVSKPKHSDPIALKEKFIHAKYADKDFVRKRNMDETQLAQQMWDNVSSNNKMGVYSLIVGSHADVNLTYGQTSFNSALTLGKALLLQEQPASPSNGSSRCFDRGSLEKISPTDSLSPASTSERIDELDVGVEGLSLLHLACRVADVGMVELLLQYGANVNSTDSRGRTPLHHSILKGRRVYAKLLLSRGADSRATDRDGRTALQYAIDSGTINDEEILVLLEDPSR; this comes from the exons ATGTATTTCAGCAGGCTCGATGACTCGCCCATGTTCAGGAAGCAG ATGCAATCACTTGAAGAAGGTGCTGAATTACTCAGGGAGAGATGCTTGAAGTATCACAAAGGTTGCCGCAAATACAC TGAAGGGCTAGGGGAAGCATACGATGGAGATATTGCATTCGCAAGTTCACTAGAAGCATTTGGAGGGGGTCATAATGATCCAATCAGTGTTGCATTCGGAG GACCTGTTATGACCAAATTTACGATTGCCTTGAGAGAAATTGGAACATACAAAGAAGTTTTGCGCTCCCAG GTTGAGCATATGCTAAATGACAAGTTGCTGCAGTTTGTGGACATGGATTTGCACGATGTGAAG GATGCCCGGAAGCGTTTTGACAAGGCTAGTCTTCTGTATGACCAG GCTCGTGAGAGGTATTTATCATTGAAGAAAGGCACAAGGTCAGACATAGCAACTGCAGTAGAGGAT GAGCTCCACAGCGCAAGATCTTCATTTGAGCAAGCTCGTTTCAACCTG GTGACTGCACTCTCAAATATCGAGGCAAAGAAAAGATTCGAATTTTTGGAGGCTGTTAGTGGGACAATGGATGCACATCTTCGTTATTTCAAACAA GGGTATGAATTACTCCATCAGATGGAACCATATATCAATCAA GTTCTGGCTTATGCACAACAATCAAGAGAAAGGTCTAACTACGAGCAAGCTGCTCTTGTAGAGAGGATGCAAGAGTTCAAAAGGCAAATTGATCGGGAAAGTCGGTGGTCACCGACTGGCATGACTGATTCCCCTAATGGTGATGGAATACAAGCAATTGGTAGGAGTTCACATAAGATGATTGAAGCGGTCATGCAGTCAGCTTCAAAGGGCAAG GTCCAGACCATTCGGCAAGGTTATCTCTCAAAGCGATCTTCAAACTTGAGAGGTGACTGGAAAAGGAGGTTCTTTGTCCTTGATAATCGAGGAATGTTATACTATTATCGCAAGCAGAATAGTAGACCATCC AGTGGTTATCCCAACCAACGAAGTAGCACTCCTTCCGAGCATGGTTCTGGGTTGCTTAGCAGATGGTTCTCTTCTcattatcatggtggtgtACATGATGAGAAATCTGTAGCACGGCATACAGTAAACCTGCTAACATCAACTATTAAAGTTGATGCAGACCAATCAGATCTAAGGTTCTGCTTCAGAATAATATCTCCCACAAAAAACTACACGTTGCAG GCAGAGAGTGCAATGGATCAGATGGATTGGATCGAAAAGATCACTGGTGTGATTGCTAATTTGTTGAGCTCCCAATCCCCTGAGCGG CGTCTATTGCTGAGCCCTAAGGGCAGTGGCCATCATCGAACAACGAGTGAAAGTAGTTCTTTCAGTAGCTCAACAGAACTTGACCATTCTATAAGTGAAGACTGTATGATGGAAAAGAACCCAGGAAGTGGGTATTTTGAGCACTCTTCCAGAGTCACACAGCATCACAGAACCAGCATGAAACCTGATAGGCCAATTGAATTGCTTAGGAAGGTAGTCGGAAATGATATTTGTGCTGATTGTGGTGCTGCGGAGCCTGACTGGGCATCCCTAAATCTTGGAGTTCTTCTATGCATAGAATGCTCTGGTGTACACAGAAATCTTGGTGTACATATATCTAAG GTGAGGTCTCTGACACTTGATGTCAGGGTCTGGGAGCCATCTGTAATCAATCTCTTCCAGTCTTTAGGGAACACATTTGCCAACACAATCTGGGAAGAAATGCTGCCTTTATCAAGCAGTGTTGATCATGGTGATACTCCAAG GGCTGATGGAATAGAAAACACTTCACCTAATTTGGCTGTCAGCAAGCCTAAACACTCAGATCCTATCGCTTTGAAGGAGAAATTTATTCATGCCAAG TATGCTGACAAAGATTTTGTACGAAAGCGTAATATGGATGAGACTCAGCTAGCACAACAGATGTGGGATAATGTAAGTTCAAACAACAAGATGGGTGTGTACAGTCTGATAGTGGGGTCGCATGCCGATGTAAATTTAACTTATGGGCAGACATCATTTAATTCGGCTTTGACTCTTGGAAAAGCACTGCTTCTGCAAGAGCAACCGGCTTCGCCATCAAATGGAAGCTCTAGATGCTTTGATCGCGGTTCGCTTGAGAAGATTTCTCCCACGGACTCCCTTTCTCCTGCCAGCACAAGTGAGCGCATAGACGAATTAGATGTCGGTGTAGAGGGATTATCCCTGCTTCATTTAGCGTGCCGTGTTGCGGATGTGGGCATGGTTGAACTACTCCTGCAGTATGGTGCCAATGTAAATTCTACAGATTCTAGAGGCCGGACACCGCTTCATCACAGCATTTTGAAAGGAAGACGTGTGTATGCCAAGCTGCTCCTTTCCAG GGGTGCTGATTCACGAGCCACAGACCGTGATGGTAGAACAGCATTACAGTATGCTATTGATAGCGGAACTATCAATGATGAAGAGATTCTTGTTTTGTTAGAAGACCCAAGTAGATAA